The following coding sequences lie in one Thalassoglobus polymorphus genomic window:
- a CDS encoding formylmethanofuran dehydrogenase subunit B has product MPESPTTDQLEILQDVACTLCGCVCDDLRIGVQENQIQTTENACALAEPWLLRQNQRQQQHPEINGDPASLSESYQTAAELIRNSRTPLVYGLCSSSVLGQQVACELADRIGAVIDTTASTSHTASVMALQRIGESTASLGEIRYRSDLIIFWGSNPAESHPRHLERFCGTALGDGRQIKRDLIVIDTVLTETAKQADLFIQINPGQDFEVLWALRGLLNGIELTQSEIGGVPLQTLEQLADRMKASQYAALFYGSGLAQGTLPHSQVEAILSLATDLHQHTRCVVRGMRGFGDVGGAANVLSWQTGYPFSVNFHRGYPRYNPGEYSAAEMLSRQEPDLAILVGTDGLDQLPQEAINWLQTIPTVLLSHEDCELPFQPTVLFPVATCGVHLSGTTYRMDDTPIPLRPILQTNLPDDATVLREVLNLIKQIVMSE; this is encoded by the coding sequence ATGCCGGAATCTCCTACAACAGACCAACTTGAGATCCTTCAAGATGTCGCCTGCACTTTGTGCGGCTGCGTATGTGATGACTTGCGAATTGGTGTTCAAGAGAATCAAATTCAGACGACCGAAAACGCCTGTGCGCTCGCGGAACCCTGGTTGCTTCGCCAGAACCAGCGACAGCAGCAACATCCAGAAATCAACGGAGATCCTGCCTCGCTTTCTGAGTCTTACCAGACAGCTGCAGAGCTCATTCGCAATTCACGAACCCCGTTGGTGTATGGCCTCTGTTCAAGCAGCGTGCTGGGGCAACAGGTTGCATGCGAATTAGCGGATCGCATCGGTGCAGTCATCGACACGACCGCTTCGACATCTCACACCGCGTCAGTCATGGCTCTTCAGCGGATCGGAGAAAGCACCGCCAGTCTGGGAGAGATCAGGTATCGCTCAGACCTCATCATCTTCTGGGGATCAAATCCTGCCGAGAGTCATCCTCGTCACCTGGAAAGATTTTGCGGCACAGCTCTCGGGGATGGTCGGCAAATAAAACGTGATCTTATTGTGATCGATACCGTGCTGACTGAAACAGCGAAACAGGCAGATCTCTTTATTCAAATCAATCCGGGTCAAGACTTCGAAGTCTTGTGGGCCTTACGGGGACTCTTGAATGGTATCGAACTGACTCAATCGGAAATTGGGGGAGTGCCGCTACAAACCCTCGAACAACTCGCCGATCGAATGAAGGCATCGCAGTATGCAGCTTTATTCTATGGGTCAGGGTTGGCTCAAGGGACTTTGCCACACTCTCAGGTCGAAGCAATTCTCAGCTTAGCCACAGACTTGCATCAGCATACGCGTTGCGTCGTGCGTGGCATGCGAGGATTTGGTGATGTTGGAGGGGCAGCGAATGTGCTGAGCTGGCAAACGGGTTACCCATTCAGCGTAAATTTTCATCGGGGTTATCCACGCTATAACCCCGGTGAGTATTCAGCAGCTGAAATGCTCTCTCGGCAGGAACCAGATCTTGCAATTCTGGTCGGAACCGATGGCCTCGACCAACTTCCTCAAGAGGCGATCAACTGGCTGCAGACAATCCCTACAGTGCTGCTCTCACACGAAGATTGCGAACTTCCATTTCAGCCCACAGTTTTATTCCCTGTCGCCACATGCGGTGTTCACCTTTCAGGAACCACCTACAGAATGGACGATACGCCCATTCCTCTCCGCCCGATTCTTCAGACAAACCTTCCTGATGATGCAACGGTTCTCCGCGAAGTCCTCAACCTCATCAAGCAGATCGTCATGAGTGAATAG
- a CDS encoding IS110 family RNA-guided transposase, translating into MFYVGLDVHTTQITVCVLKNNGKVHKRWTVRELKQLIETLSKLTEPFQVCFEASCNYGWLSEALKKVALRVVVAHPGQLRLIFRSHKKNDRNDAEKLAKLLYVDQLPEVHVPPADVRAWRELVTFRKRTIEKRTRAKNGIRALLRSLGIKAPTRPGLWTKAGMQWLKELTFEQSLLAIKRDILVQEIDFLTTQVQRLETELKKFSRDNPAVFQLQSIPGVGLRTAETMVAFIDDPHRFKSSKQVGAYFGLVPTQDQSSDKNRLGHITRQGSAAARAMLTEAAWQAIRRSATVRAYFERIQRDDPARKKIALVATSHYLSRVMWAMLKHGTLWKEAVPAVSA; encoded by the coding sequence ATGTTTTACGTTGGATTAGACGTTCACACAACACAAATTACGGTTTGCGTCCTCAAGAACAACGGAAAGGTTCACAAGCGATGGACGGTTCGCGAGCTCAAGCAGTTGATCGAAACGCTTTCCAAGCTGACCGAGCCGTTTCAGGTCTGTTTCGAGGCGAGTTGCAATTACGGCTGGCTGTCCGAAGCACTCAAGAAAGTGGCTCTGCGGGTGGTGGTCGCGCATCCCGGACAACTCAGATTGATCTTCAGATCGCACAAGAAGAACGACCGCAACGATGCCGAAAAGCTCGCCAAGCTGTTGTATGTCGATCAACTTCCCGAGGTCCATGTCCCACCCGCCGACGTCCGGGCGTGGCGGGAATTGGTCACCTTCCGCAAGCGAACCATCGAAAAGCGAACCCGAGCCAAGAATGGAATTCGAGCCTTGTTAAGATCATTGGGAATCAAAGCTCCCACGCGACCTGGTCTCTGGACCAAAGCAGGGATGCAGTGGCTCAAAGAACTGACATTCGAACAATCGCTGCTGGCAATAAAACGAGACATACTTGTCCAGGAAATCGATTTTTTGACAACGCAGGTGCAAAGGCTCGAAACCGAATTGAAAAAATTCTCCCGGGACAACCCCGCTGTCTTTCAGCTGCAATCGATTCCGGGAGTTGGTCTGCGAACCGCCGAGACAATGGTCGCATTCATCGACGATCCGCATCGCTTCAAAAGCAGCAAACAGGTGGGAGCCTACTTCGGTCTGGTTCCGACCCAGGATCAATCGTCGGACAAGAACCGCCTGGGACACATCACTCGACAAGGCTCTGCGGCAGCTCGTGCGATGTTGACCGAAGCCGCCTGGCAAGCGATCCGCCGATCGGCAACGGTCCGAGCCTACTTCGAGAGAATTCAACGCGACGATCCGGCACGCAAGAAAATTGCCTTGGTGGCGACGTCACATTACTTGTCACGAGTCATGTGGGCGATGCTCAAACATGGCACACTTTGGAAAGAGGCCGTTCCTGCGGTCAGTGCCTGA
- a CDS encoding flagellin N-terminal helical domain-containing protein, with protein sequence MTLRITPHRQLQLSQLHTQGHLSRSNLLQNQISSGERIHRPSEDPEGQRTILNQQAAIARLETQVASIQYSRTYLHQGNVELLDANQLLVQAKSLALEARQSTEQTDLNIIASELDGYLQTLESIANAKLDGRYLFSGATNDTRPFSGIVEGPTQYHGSQSSGEVVLANVDDVTVFLSGDEVFQHLNETGDARIDIFETIRTLKDDLRNRAHFSQDEWGARIDRRIDELQQSSDHVLNVVGEQSVSLQQFDRLQTRAEDLKHEAQILLSDTQSPDFATAVIQLQEEQNLLQYSLATVTRIFDLSVLDYL encoded by the coding sequence ATGACGCTCCGCATTACTCCTCACCGACAACTTCAACTGAGCCAGTTGCATACTCAGGGTCATCTCTCCAGATCAAACTTGTTGCAAAATCAAATCAGCAGCGGAGAACGAATACATCGACCATCTGAAGATCCCGAAGGTCAACGAACGATTCTGAATCAGCAAGCTGCAATTGCGAGACTGGAAACTCAAGTTGCCTCGATTCAATATTCACGAACGTATTTGCATCAAGGAAACGTTGAACTCCTCGACGCGAACCAACTGCTTGTTCAAGCGAAGTCCTTGGCATTAGAAGCAAGGCAGTCGACAGAACAAACGGATCTGAACATCATCGCGAGTGAACTCGACGGCTACCTGCAAACACTTGAGAGTATCGCAAACGCGAAGCTTGACGGACGCTACCTCTTCTCTGGAGCAACAAACGACACCCGACCGTTCTCAGGAATTGTTGAAGGCCCAACGCAATACCACGGAAGTCAGTCGAGTGGAGAAGTTGTTCTCGCGAACGTCGATGATGTTACGGTTTTCCTCTCAGGCGATGAAGTTTTTCAACACCTGAACGAAACAGGAGACGCTCGGATCGACATTTTCGAAACGATCCGGACGCTCAAGGATGATTTACGAAACAGGGCTCACTTTTCACAAGATGAATGGGGAGCTCGCATTGATCGGCGAATCGATGAATTACAACAGAGCAGCGACCACGTTCTAAATGTCGTTGGCGAGCAATCGGTTTCGCTTCAACAGTTTGACCGGCTGCAAACTCGGGCGGAAGACCTCAAACATGAAGCTCAGATCCTGCTTTCGGATACGCAGAGCCCTGACTTCGCCACCGCCGTGATTCAACTCCAGGAAGAACAGAATCTTCTCCAGTACTCGTTAGCAACCGTTACCAGAATCTTTGATCTGTCCGTTCTGGATTATCTGTAA
- a CDS encoding HDOD domain-containing protein, producing the protein MSIKHTHHQAHTHHGHHHLKNDAGLPAILDLLEDTAVEMDDVIRSLEKSETLSTLVRTEAESVVKASVFTREVKSLKHAVALLGLNRLHALLVAQKTLQDQEFHRSA; encoded by the coding sequence ATGAGCATCAAGCACACACACCACCAAGCCCACACACATCACGGGCATCATCACTTAAAGAACGACGCTGGTCTTCCTGCAATTCTTGACTTACTCGAAGACACAGCAGTAGAGATGGACGATGTCATTCGGAGCCTAGAAAAGTCTGAGACCTTGTCAACGCTTGTCCGAACTGAAGCAGAGTCGGTCGTCAAAGCAAGCGTTTTCACCCGAGAAGTGAAGTCGCTCAAGCATGCAGTCGCCCTCTTGGGCTTGAATCGACTGCACGCTTTGCTGGTCGCCCAAAAGACATTACAGGATCAAGAATTTCATCGATCTGCATAA
- a CDS encoding DUF1501 domain-containing protein: protein MDPLYQNRLHVTRREFFGKSATGIGTVALASLLNRDGFGDAAPLGGLPSLPHLAPKAKRVIYLFQNGGPTHVDLFDYKPKLKDLHGQPLPNGYAEGKRFSTMTGEADGKLMLAPVEPFKQRGESGAWVSDFLPHTAQIADKLCFVKSMQTDAVNHAPAIQFLLSGGELPGRPTLGAWLTYGLGSESDSLPSFVVMTSISKGTSCGQIFYDFYWGSGFLPSKYQGVKFRGTGDPVLYISNPDGVSRSMRRGWLDDISKVNELKLQEFGDPEIATRIAQYEMAFKMQTSVPELTDLSGETKATLEMYGPEVHEPGTFAHNCLLARRLVERGTRCVQLMHAGWDQHNSLTTELYNQCRDTDQPSAALVQDLDRLGLLDETLVIWGGEFGRTPFIQGDINNRPRWGRDHHPYAFTVWMAGGGIKPGLSYGASDDLGVNAVENKVHVHDLQATWLHQMGIDHEKFTYKFQGRQFRLTDVHGHVVNEILS, encoded by the coding sequence ATGGACCCACTTTATCAAAATCGATTGCACGTCACTCGCCGAGAGTTTTTCGGAAAGTCAGCGACCGGAATTGGAACGGTTGCGCTGGCCTCGTTGTTGAACCGAGACGGCTTCGGAGATGCTGCTCCGCTTGGGGGACTTCCGAGCTTACCTCACCTTGCTCCCAAGGCGAAGAGGGTCATCTATCTCTTTCAAAACGGTGGCCCAACTCATGTTGATCTTTTTGATTACAAGCCAAAGCTCAAAGACTTGCACGGTCAACCACTTCCCAACGGCTACGCTGAGGGAAAACGCTTCAGTACGATGACTGGTGAAGCGGATGGGAAATTGATGTTGGCTCCTGTTGAGCCTTTTAAACAGCGAGGCGAAAGTGGAGCCTGGGTGAGTGACTTTTTACCTCACACAGCGCAAATCGCAGATAAGCTCTGTTTTGTGAAAAGCATGCAGACAGATGCGGTGAACCATGCACCTGCAATTCAGTTTCTTCTCAGTGGAGGCGAACTTCCTGGACGCCCAACCTTGGGGGCCTGGCTCACATACGGTCTCGGTTCCGAGTCGGACAGCTTGCCCTCTTTTGTGGTGATGACATCGATCAGTAAAGGGACTTCCTGCGGTCAGATTTTTTATGACTTCTACTGGGGAAGCGGATTTCTTCCTTCGAAATATCAGGGAGTGAAGTTCCGTGGAACTGGTGATCCAGTGTTATACATTTCTAATCCGGACGGGGTCAGCCGGTCCATGAGACGCGGTTGGCTTGATGACATCTCCAAGGTCAATGAACTCAAACTTCAAGAGTTTGGAGATCCTGAAATTGCGACCCGTATCGCTCAATACGAGATGGCTTTCAAAATGCAAACCAGCGTTCCCGAACTGACTGACTTGTCAGGAGAGACGAAAGCAACGCTGGAGATGTACGGACCGGAGGTCCATGAGCCGGGAACATTTGCACACAACTGTTTGCTTGCTCGCCGGCTGGTCGAGCGAGGAACTCGATGTGTTCAGCTGATGCATGCGGGCTGGGATCAACACAATTCACTCACGACCGAGCTTTACAATCAATGTCGGGATACCGATCAACCGAGCGCCGCACTGGTCCAGGACTTAGACCGACTTGGACTGCTCGATGAAACTCTAGTGATCTGGGGAGGTGAGTTTGGGCGGACGCCATTCATTCAGGGTGATATCAACAACCGTCCACGCTGGGGGCGTGATCATCATCCGTATGCGTTTACTGTCTGGATGGCGGGAGGCGGAATTAAGCCCGGTCTCAGCTATGGGGCGTCCGACGATCTCGGAGTCAACGCCGTCGAGAACAAAGTTCATGTCCACGATTTACAGGCAACTTGGCTGCATCAAATGGGAATCGATCACGAGAAGTTCACATACAAATTTCAAGGACGCCAGTTCCGTTTAACCGACGTCCACGGACATGTTGTGAATGAAATTCTCTCGTGA
- a CDS encoding NADPH:quinone reductase — protein sequence MLAAFIEKQGDPQVLQIGEQPTPVPADGEVLVRIAASAVNPIDTYIRSGAIPLPIEFPYIPGCDLAGTVEAVGPGTTRFQVGDRVWGSNQSLFGRQGTLAEYAAVHEDWLYATPAKMTDEQAAAGALTGITAHLGLFLHGQLQQDEIVFINGGTGGVGSMVVQFAKAYGARVITTAGSPEKRELAKSLGADLVLDYRSDSLDDDIQAFCESNGGIDLWWETQRQPTLPRTIGMMKKRGRIILMAGRDAEPQFPLGQFYVNDLRLLGFAMFNASPEEQRSCATDMNQWFENGQWKPLIGQTLSLQEAQQAHEIQEANTLGGAGSLVGKVIVTI from the coding sequence ATGCTTGCAGCATTCATCGAAAAGCAGGGCGATCCTCAAGTTCTTCAAATTGGAGAACAGCCAACGCCGGTCCCAGCGGATGGTGAAGTTCTCGTGCGGATTGCTGCCTCGGCTGTGAATCCCATCGACACTTATATCCGAAGTGGGGCAATCCCACTCCCCATTGAGTTCCCATACATCCCCGGATGTGATCTTGCCGGGACAGTTGAAGCGGTCGGTCCGGGAACGACTCGTTTTCAAGTTGGAGATCGAGTCTGGGGGAGCAATCAAAGCCTTTTTGGACGACAAGGGACATTGGCAGAGTATGCGGCTGTCCATGAAGACTGGTTGTATGCGACACCCGCAAAGATGACTGATGAACAAGCTGCCGCCGGAGCATTGACCGGAATCACAGCTCACTTGGGATTGTTTCTTCACGGACAACTCCAGCAGGATGAAATTGTTTTCATCAACGGAGGAACCGGTGGAGTCGGATCGATGGTCGTACAGTTCGCGAAAGCGTACGGCGCACGAGTCATTACAACTGCGGGATCTCCTGAAAAGCGAGAGCTGGCAAAATCGTTAGGAGCCGATCTTGTTCTCGATTATCGATCGGATTCTTTGGACGACGATATTCAAGCGTTCTGTGAAAGCAATGGCGGGATCGATCTGTGGTGGGAAACGCAGCGACAGCCCACCCTTCCCCGAACCATCGGCATGATGAAGAAACGAGGACGAATTATTCTGATGGCGGGCCGGGATGCCGAACCACAGTTCCCCTTGGGACAATTTTACGTCAATGATTTACGGTTGCTCGGATTCGCAATGTTTAATGCCTCTCCTGAAGAGCAACGTTCCTGCGCTACCGACATGAACCAATGGTTCGAAAATGGTCAGTGGAAACCGTTGATTGGCCAGACACTGTCATTACAAGAAGCCCAGCAGGCTCACGAAATTCAAGAGGCGAACACTTTGGGCGGTGCGGGGTCTCTAGTTGGTAAAGTGATTGTCACAATCTAG
- the panB gene encoding 3-methyl-2-oxobutanoate hydroxymethyltransferase, translating into MNVPEFVDAKAAGRPLTMLTAYDCLWASIMDEAGVDSILVGDSLSMVVQGHDTTLPVTLDQMIYHGEIVARSVKKALVIVDLPFMSYQVSSRQAVKNAGRIFKETGAGAVKLEGGVKQARTIEKLAECDLPVMAHVGMRPQSVRKLGKMSAIQRDEEQLLADAKAAESAGAFSIVLELIPADIAKTISEEISIPTIGIGAGSHCDGQVLVGPDMFGLSGFQPKFLKKYADVRKIALEATIEYIADVQSRKFPDESHSH; encoded by the coding sequence ATGAATGTTCCTGAGTTTGTCGATGCGAAAGCCGCCGGACGACCGCTCACTATGCTCACCGCGTATGACTGTTTGTGGGCTTCCATTATGGATGAAGCTGGAGTCGATTCAATTTTAGTAGGCGACTCTCTGAGTATGGTCGTCCAAGGACATGATACGACTCTCCCGGTCACGTTGGATCAGATGATTTATCATGGAGAGATCGTCGCACGTTCGGTTAAAAAAGCTTTGGTGATTGTCGACCTCCCATTTATGTCGTACCAGGTCAGTTCCAGGCAAGCGGTGAAAAATGCGGGACGAATCTTCAAAGAGACCGGCGCCGGGGCCGTCAAGCTGGAAGGAGGAGTTAAGCAAGCCAGGACGATTGAAAAATTGGCGGAATGCGACTTGCCTGTGATGGCCCATGTTGGAATGCGACCCCAGTCAGTTCGCAAGCTGGGGAAAATGTCCGCGATTCAGCGTGACGAAGAACAACTTCTTGCCGACGCAAAAGCTGCGGAGTCGGCAGGTGCCTTTTCCATTGTGTTAGAACTGATTCCGGCAGACATTGCAAAAACAATTTCAGAAGAAATTTCCATCCCCACGATTGGCATCGGAGCGGGATCACACTGCGATGGTCAGGTGTTAGTCGGCCCCGACATGTTCGGTCTCTCAGGGTTTCAGCCGAAGTTTTTGAAGAAGTACGCTGATGTTCGCAAGATCGCTCTCGAGGCAACAATAGAATACATCGCGGATGTCCAATCAAGAAAATTTCCGGATGAGTCACATAGCCACTGA
- a CDS encoding PQQ-like beta-propeller repeat protein, whose translation MTKLIRLLLLVGCCLSTATVAEAQISTSGGIPDETLLNRYGLTLSWWGRSIIDGKRDTVLFVTADEQNIYMQSSSGILTTFNGETGRQLWSTLVGSPDQRGFPATTNDEQLLVTGGMQIYSFNKDTGDLLWQLRSPEHPSASPSINESQVAIGAIDGSVFAFDLRKVRELHDERMLPRWTHLAQMWRFKTPLATVSPPIFTGETIVFASEQGIVYGLFSENKKLKFQFETDVRIETPLGSSREEILIISEDSRLFCINKDNGRTRWTFSSGAPMRSPARVIGQQVFVAPTREGMSCIHLKTGLLLWEQPRAIEFVAASETRVYASDLNGNLLILNRGTGEKIGQLQLRHFNKRINNERTDRIYLANESGMVLAIREIGSEYPSFHLYPERRPILPLLVPEEGEEPPMKDGAVKAVAPADEEAKENPFEN comes from the coding sequence ATGACGAAGTTGATTCGACTCTTGCTACTTGTCGGTTGTTGCTTATCAACTGCTACTGTTGCAGAAGCCCAAATTTCAACATCGGGCGGAATTCCAGATGAAACTCTGTTGAACCGCTACGGCCTCACACTCTCATGGTGGGGGCGGTCGATCATTGACGGAAAACGGGACACCGTTTTGTTCGTGACTGCTGACGAGCAAAATATTTACATGCAATCCTCTTCCGGGATTCTGACGACGTTCAACGGTGAAACAGGTCGCCAACTGTGGTCCACCCTTGTCGGTTCTCCGGATCAGAGAGGTTTTCCCGCAACGACCAACGATGAGCAATTGCTGGTGACCGGAGGGATGCAAATCTATTCCTTCAACAAAGACACCGGAGACCTGCTCTGGCAACTTCGTTCTCCTGAACACCCTTCCGCCTCTCCATCTATCAATGAATCACAAGTTGCAATCGGGGCAATTGACGGAAGTGTATTCGCTTTTGACCTAAGAAAAGTTCGCGAGCTTCATGATGAGCGAATGCTTCCACGCTGGACCCACTTAGCACAAATGTGGAGATTCAAAACCCCTCTCGCAACGGTTTCTCCTCCGATCTTTACTGGTGAGACGATTGTTTTTGCGAGTGAACAGGGAATTGTTTATGGCCTCTTTTCAGAAAACAAGAAGCTCAAGTTCCAGTTTGAGACTGACGTAAGAATTGAAACACCATTGGGAAGCAGTCGAGAAGAAATCCTCATTATCAGTGAGGACTCCAGATTATTCTGCATCAATAAGGACAACGGACGGACGCGATGGACATTTTCCAGTGGAGCCCCAATGCGAAGCCCGGCACGGGTGATCGGCCAGCAAGTCTTTGTGGCGCCAACACGTGAAGGAATGAGTTGTATCCATCTCAAAACCGGTCTGCTCTTATGGGAACAACCAAGAGCCATTGAGTTTGTCGCAGCGAGCGAAACTCGAGTTTACGCATCAGATCTCAACGGAAACCTGCTCATCCTCAACCGAGGAACAGGTGAGAAAATTGGACAACTTCAGTTGAGACATTTCAACAAACGAATCAACAACGAACGGACAGATCGCATTTACCTCGCGAATGAATCTGGAATGGTTTTGGCGATTCGTGAAATTGGATCAGAGTACCCTTCCTTCCATCTGTACCCGGAACGTCGCCCGATCCTGCCATTACTCGTACCTGAAGAGGGCGAAGAACCTCCGATGAAAGATGGTGCAGTCAAAGCAGTCGCTCCTGCCGACGAAGAGGCCAAAGAGAACCCGTTCGAAAACTAG
- the rph gene encoding ribonuclease PH: MSRHDGRSADQLRTLRVERPYFGSAPGRVLVQAGNTTILCSASVSEDLPPWKKAQENPTGWVSAEYNMLPGSTAPRKSRRADGRGTEIQRLIGRSLRAVVDFQALGPRMVTVDCDVLQADGGTRTLAITGGFIALVDALHEVEDPAFEPKNVFRESVAAVSVGIVNGVPVLDLDYPEDHDAGVDMNAVMTGTGNLIEVQGTAEREIFSRKQLNELLDLAESGIAQLTQMQRDTLGDRWPMDTSSKS, encoded by the coding sequence ATGTCTCGTCACGATGGGCGCTCCGCCGATCAGCTTCGTACTTTACGTGTGGAACGTCCCTATTTTGGCTCAGCTCCGGGGCGAGTTCTGGTTCAGGCAGGGAATACGACCATTCTCTGTTCAGCGAGTGTGAGTGAAGATCTCCCACCATGGAAAAAAGCCCAAGAGAACCCGACAGGTTGGGTCTCTGCAGAATACAATATGCTTCCCGGAAGCACCGCTCCCCGAAAATCTCGGCGAGCTGATGGACGCGGGACAGAAATTCAACGACTCATCGGGCGAAGTCTGCGGGCTGTCGTCGACTTCCAAGCTCTTGGACCTCGTATGGTGACGGTTGACTGCGATGTTCTTCAAGCTGATGGCGGGACACGAACCCTTGCGATCACCGGAGGTTTTATCGCTTTAGTTGATGCACTTCATGAAGTTGAAGATCCGGCCTTCGAGCCTAAAAATGTCTTCAGGGAAAGTGTCGCAGCTGTCAGCGTCGGAATCGTGAATGGTGTCCCAGTGCTCGACCTCGATTATCCTGAAGATCACGACGCCGGAGTCGATATGAATGCCGTCATGACCGGGACCGGGAACTTGATCGAAGTGCAGGGAACGGCCGAACGTGAGATATTCTCTCGGAAGCAGCTCAACGAACTCCTTGATCTGGCGGAGTCCGGAATTGCGCAACTCACACAGATGCAAAGAGATACGCTCGGTGACAGATGGCCTATGGACACATCTTCAAAAAGCTGA